One part of the Methylobacterium mesophilicum SR1.6/6 genome encodes these proteins:
- a CDS encoding AAA family ATPase, with the protein MSPVDQDAVVRFVTRALSDAGTVDTATTHISRLFLAEDRVFKLKRVVRFPYLDFSTPERRLAACEAEVALNRRTAPALYLGARRITREPGGTLAFDGDGPLVDAVVEMRRFPEADLFDAMARDGRLGAHHIADLAHVIATFHAGAEIHRDCGGAAAMEALVDMNGVALRTTGLASADVAESMTARFRAVLARHAPLLDARRAAGKVRRCHGDLTLRNICLFEGRPTPFDCIEFSETIATTDVLYDLAFVLMDLWHRERFDLANRLLNRYLDVADETDGIGLLPFLMALRAVIRAHVTAAQAAGGTGDVAAATTSEAQAYLALAENLLTDRPVFLLAVGGFSGSGKSSVAAAAAPRMGAPPGARVLSSDRIRKRLHGVGALTRLPASAYASAVSLRVYAALRLEAARVLAVGHCAVADAVFDRRTERDGIEAVARDNDAGFVGVWLEAPTATLASRIASRVGNPSDATAAVLAAQVARGCGALTWPRLQADLPLDVLGSTVLSLDRSVGARWGGRRPGRPKRVQKSRP; encoded by the coding sequence ATGTCGCCCGTGGACCAAGACGCCGTCGTCCGATTCGTGACGCGCGCCCTTTCGGATGCGGGAACAGTGGACACCGCGACCACGCATATCTCCCGGCTCTTCCTGGCAGAGGATCGCGTGTTCAAGCTCAAGCGCGTCGTCCGCTTCCCCTATCTCGATTTCTCGACGCCCGAACGCAGGTTGGCCGCCTGCGAGGCCGAGGTGGCGCTCAACCGCCGTACAGCGCCCGCGCTCTACCTCGGGGCCCGGCGGATCACGCGCGAACCGGGCGGGACCCTGGCTTTCGATGGAGACGGTCCCCTCGTCGACGCCGTGGTGGAGATGCGCCGCTTTCCGGAGGCGGACCTGTTCGACGCCATGGCACGGGATGGTCGCCTGGGAGCGCACCACATCGCCGACCTCGCGCACGTCATCGCGACCTTTCATGCCGGCGCGGAGATCCACCGCGACTGCGGAGGCGCCGCCGCCATGGAGGCGCTCGTCGACATGAACGGGGTCGCGCTCCGAACGACAGGACTCGCCTCGGCCGACGTGGCGGAGTCGATGACGGCCCGATTCCGTGCGGTCCTGGCGCGACACGCGCCCCTGCTCGACGCCCGCCGCGCCGCCGGCAAGGTCCGTCGCTGCCACGGCGATCTCACCTTGCGCAACATCTGCCTGTTCGAGGGAAGACCGACGCCGTTCGACTGCATCGAGTTCAGCGAGACCATCGCGACGACCGACGTCCTCTACGACCTCGCCTTCGTCCTCATGGACCTCTGGCACCGGGAGCGCTTCGACCTCGCCAACCGCCTGCTCAACCGCTACCTCGACGTGGCGGACGAGACTGACGGGATCGGCTTGCTGCCGTTCCTGATGGCTCTGCGCGCGGTCATCCGCGCCCATGTCACGGCGGCGCAAGCCGCCGGTGGGACCGGCGATGTCGCTGCCGCGACGACCTCGGAGGCGCAAGCCTATCTGGCGCTCGCGGAAAACCTGCTGACCGACAGGCCCGTCTTCCTCCTCGCCGTCGGTGGCTTCAGCGGCTCCGGAAAGTCGAGCGTCGCTGCGGCGGCCGCTCCCCGGATGGGCGCCCCCCCGGGCGCCCGGGTCCTGTCGAGCGACCGCATCCGGAAGCGGCTGCACGGGGTCGGCGCTCTGACCCGGCTGCCGGCCTCGGCCTACGCCTCTGCCGTGTCGCTTCGCGTCTACGCGGCACTCCGGCTGGAGGCCGCACGGGTCCTGGCCGTGGGCCATTGCGCCGTCGCCGATGCGGTCTTCGACCGCCGTACGGAACGGGATGGCATCGAGGCGGTCGCCCGGGACAATGACGCGGGGTTCGTCGGCGTTTGGCTGGAGGCGCCGACCGCGACGCTCGCGAGCCGCATCGCGTCGCGCGTCGGTAACCCTTCGGACGCGACCGCGGCGGTTCTGGCGGCCCAGGTCGCGCGCGGCTGCGGCGCCCTCACGTGGCCTCGTCTGCAGGCGGACCTGCCGCTGGACGTCCTGGGCTCGACCGTCCTGTCTCTCGACAGGAGCGTCGGGGCGAGGTGGGGCGGCCGCCGGCCCGGCCGCCCGAAGCGGGTCCAAAAATCCCGACCGTAG